One region of Paenibacillus polymyxa M1 genomic DNA includes:
- a CDS encoding bifunctional cytochrome P450/NADPH--P450 reductase, producing the protein MTSTNSIPQPKTYGPLGNLPLIDTHAPVQSLVKLANEHGPIFRMDLPEGTNIYISGHKLVADACDESRFDKQVWAPLQKVRAFAGDGLFTSWTEEPNWRKAHQILLPSFSQRAMKGYHNMMLDLAVQLVQKWSRLNPDESVEVPEDMTRLTLDTIGLCGFNYRFNSFYRDQPHPFVTSMTRALDEAMGQLQRLNLQNKLMLSKKKQFKHDIETMFSLVDSIIQERKTVGNQGEEDLLARMLEGKDPETGETLDDENIRYQIITFLIAGHETTSGLLSFAIYYLLKNPRTLTKAYEEVDRVLTDSLPSYTQVRELKYIRMILNEALRLWPTAPAFSLFAKEDTLLDGTYPLKKGDSVNVLIPKLHRDTEAWGEDVEEFRPERFEDPSAIPQDAYKPFGNGQRACIGQQFALQEATLVLGMVLKHFELIDHTHYELKVKETLTLKPGGFTIQVRPRSTQTTIMLPGAAQELHEKEEQKVAAPHAEKHDTSLLSLYGSNLGTAEGLAGELADLGRNWGFKSSIATLNDHVDHLPKEGVVLITTATYNGHPPDNADAFVEWLKEVDEGQLAGIRYAVFGCGDRNWASTYQRIPRMIDELMTAKGAKRLYDRGEGDASGDFEKDWEVWNHGLWPELLNAFGIEHSDTEPQDTSSLSIEFVSDVLSAPLAANYEAATAVVTVNRELHAAESERSTRHLEIQLPTGLSYREGDHLGVLPRNPALLVNRVMQRFKLQDQNYIVLRGSDRDAAHLPLDRPVSVGDLLTLSVELQEPATRAQLRQLASFTVCPPHKKEIEALLEDTTFDQEIRKKRVTMLDILEKYPACELPFENFISLLPPLKPRYYSISSSPLESENSASITVSVVRGPARSGQGEYLGIASNYLAQLQPDDPVVIFVRKPQSGFRLPEDPTVPVIMVGPGTGVAPFRGFLQTRHVLKERGEQLGEAHLYYGCRDPKLDYLYKQELQTWEQEGIVTVHTAFSRLPGQPKRYVQHVMNEGADTLIHLLDEGAHLYVCGDGSRMAPDVENTLCAAYADIHHTSKEEAQQWLDHLQQEKRYAKDVWTGI; encoded by the coding sequence ATGACTTCAACAAATTCAATTCCGCAGCCTAAAACATATGGTCCCTTAGGAAATCTGCCCTTGATCGATACACATGCCCCTGTCCAGTCTCTGGTTAAGCTTGCTAATGAGCACGGTCCCATCTTTCGCATGGATCTGCCTGAAGGAACGAACATTTATATTTCCGGTCATAAGCTGGTCGCAGATGCTTGTGATGAATCCCGTTTCGACAAACAGGTGTGGGCTCCCTTACAAAAAGTACGAGCTTTTGCCGGAGACGGACTATTCACAAGCTGGACTGAGGAACCGAACTGGCGCAAGGCCCACCAAATATTGCTACCAAGCTTCAGTCAGCGGGCTATGAAGGGTTACCACAATATGATGCTTGATCTTGCTGTTCAGCTGGTACAGAAATGGTCTCGGCTCAATCCAGATGAAAGTGTAGAGGTACCGGAAGATATGACCCGGCTGACTTTGGATACCATCGGATTATGCGGCTTTAATTATCGTTTTAACAGCTTTTACCGCGACCAGCCCCATCCGTTCGTGACCAGTATGACACGCGCACTGGATGAAGCAATGGGTCAGTTGCAACGCCTCAATTTGCAAAACAAGCTGATGTTATCGAAGAAAAAACAGTTTAAACACGACATCGAAACGATGTTCTCTCTAGTGGACAGCATTATTCAAGAACGCAAAACCGTGGGCAACCAAGGTGAAGAGGATTTACTGGCACGTATGCTGGAAGGCAAGGACCCGGAAACAGGTGAAACGCTGGATGATGAAAATATCCGTTATCAGATCATCACCTTTCTCATCGCCGGTCATGAAACGACCAGTGGGCTTTTATCCTTTGCCATTTACTATTTGCTTAAAAATCCACGAACGCTAACTAAAGCCTATGAAGAAGTAGATCGCGTGCTCACCGATTCGCTGCCTTCCTATACTCAGGTGCGTGAGCTCAAGTACATAAGGATGATACTGAATGAAGCTCTGCGACTATGGCCGACAGCGCCCGCCTTCTCTCTCTTTGCCAAAGAAGATACACTGCTCGACGGAACCTATCCGCTTAAAAAAGGCGACAGCGTCAATGTACTCATCCCGAAACTGCACCGTGATACCGAGGCTTGGGGCGAAGATGTTGAGGAATTTCGACCGGAACGCTTCGAGGACCCTTCCGCCATTCCGCAAGATGCCTACAAACCCTTTGGCAACGGTCAACGGGCCTGTATTGGACAACAGTTCGCCTTACAGGAGGCCACCCTTGTGCTGGGGATGGTACTGAAACATTTTGAGCTGATTGATCATACTCATTATGAGTTGAAAGTCAAAGAAACGCTCACACTCAAGCCGGGAGGCTTCACCATTCAAGTACGTCCGCGCAGCACACAGACTACCATCATGTTGCCAGGTGCCGCTCAAGAACTTCATGAAAAGGAGGAACAAAAAGTTGCAGCCCCCCATGCCGAAAAGCATGATACTTCTTTGTTGTCTTTATACGGCTCGAATCTGGGTACAGCTGAGGGACTTGCAGGTGAACTAGCCGATTTAGGTCGGAATTGGGGTTTCAAGAGCAGCATAGCAACTCTGAATGATCATGTGGACCATTTGCCTAAAGAAGGCGTGGTACTTATTACGACCGCAACTTATAACGGGCATCCGCCGGATAATGCTGATGCCTTCGTAGAATGGTTGAAGGAGGTAGATGAGGGACAATTGGCAGGCATAAGGTACGCTGTCTTTGGTTGCGGTGACCGGAATTGGGCCAGCACGTATCAGCGCATTCCAAGGATGATCGATGAACTGATGACTGCCAAAGGGGCAAAACGACTGTATGATCGCGGCGAGGGCGACGCTAGTGGTGACTTCGAGAAGGATTGGGAAGTCTGGAACCACGGCTTATGGCCGGAATTGCTGAATGCTTTCGGGATAGAGCACAGTGATACAGAACCACAGGACACCAGCAGTCTGAGCATAGAGTTTGTAAGCGACGTACTTAGCGCTCCTCTGGCGGCCAACTATGAGGCAGCTACTGCCGTTGTTACTGTGAATCGTGAACTGCACGCTGCTGAAAGTGAACGCAGTACTCGGCATCTGGAGATCCAATTACCAACCGGATTGTCCTATCGCGAGGGTGATCATCTGGGTGTTTTGCCGCGTAATCCTGCTTTGCTGGTGAATAGGGTAATGCAACGCTTTAAGTTGCAGGATCAAAACTACATCGTATTGAGAGGCAGTGACCGGGATGCGGCGCATCTCCCCTTAGATCGGCCTGTCAGCGTAGGAGATTTGCTCACTCTCAGTGTGGAACTGCAAGAACCGGCAACCAGAGCCCAGCTACGGCAACTGGCATCCTTTACAGTGTGTCCTCCGCACAAGAAAGAAATCGAAGCTTTGCTAGAGGATACCACCTTTGATCAAGAGATACGAAAGAAGCGTGTCACGATGCTAGATATTCTGGAGAAGTATCCAGCCTGTGAGCTGCCATTTGAAAATTTCATCTCACTGTTACCACCACTCAAGCCTAGATACTACTCCATCTCCAGTTCTCCGCTTGAATCGGAGAATTCAGCGAGTATAACTGTGAGCGTTGTGCGTGGACCAGCCCGTAGCGGACAGGGCGAATACCTCGGTATTGCCTCCAATTATTTGGCACAGCTCCAACCAGATGATCCGGTTGTCATTTTTGTGCGAAAGCCTCAGTCTGGCTTCCGTTTGCCGGAAGACCCGACCGTTCCTGTCATCATGGTCGGTCCGGGTACTGGCGTTGCCCCATTCCGCGGATTTCTCCAAACACGCCATGTGCTTAAGGAGAGAGGAGAACAGCTCGGCGAGGCTCATTTATACTATGGCTGCCGTGATCCAAAGCTCGATTATCTATACAAGCAAGAGCTGCAAACCTGGGAGCAGGAAGGAATCGTTACGGTTCATACAGCCTTTTCACGTCTGCCTGGTCAACCTAAAAGGTATGTACAGCACGTTATGAATGAAGGGGCAGACACTCTGATTCACTTGCTTGATGAAGGAGCGCATCTGTATGTATGCGGTGATGGTAGCCGGATGGCCCCCGACGTTGAAAACACGCTCTGTGCGGCTTACGCGGATATACACCATACAAGTAAAGAAGAAGCGCAGCAATGGTTGGATCATCTCCAACAGGAAAAACGCTATGCCAAGGATGTCTGGACAGGTATCTGA
- a CDS encoding restriction endonuclease has product MLLEQLSAYKELGIGLIVLLLLLVLTIRGMVRDRRNRILRDLDPRKIGIQDIDRMEDGSEFELYLQRLLSALGYKDIYKTTSSRDFGADLVFTDREGARVVIQAKRYAVQHPVGLGAVQEIYTSMRYYAADKSVVITSGRYTESCKTLAAVNGVKLLDRNDLVDMIDLFKAKRREEVMERIESRAEVVASKWWSKSKS; this is encoded by the coding sequence ATGCTGCTGGAGCAATTATCGGCATATAAGGAATTAGGAATAGGACTTATTGTATTACTATTACTGCTTGTGCTCACCATCAGGGGGATGGTACGTGATCGTCGGAATCGGATTTTACGTGATCTGGACCCGCGTAAAATTGGAATTCAGGATATAGATCGTATGGAGGACGGCTCGGAATTTGAGCTTTATTTGCAGCGGCTATTATCCGCACTTGGCTATAAGGACATTTATAAAACAACCAGCAGCCGCGATTTTGGAGCGGATTTGGTATTTACAGACCGTGAAGGCGCCAGAGTCGTAATTCAGGCCAAGCGTTATGCTGTACAACATCCAGTCGGCTTGGGGGCTGTACAGGAAATTTACACTTCTATGCGTTATTATGCGGCCGATAAGTCTGTTGTCATCACCTCCGGACGTTACACGGAATCCTGTAAAACACTTGCTGCTGTCAACGGGGTTAAATTATTGGACCGCAATGATTTGGTGGATATGATTGACCTGTTTAAAGCCAAACGTCGTGAGGAGGTCATGGAACGTATAGAAAGTAGGGCAGAGGTGGTTGCCTCCAAATGGTGGAGCAAGAGCAAATCATAA
- the aspA gene encoding aspartate ammonia-lyase, protein MRLEHDFLGTKEVPSDAYYGVQTLRAKENFPITGQRLHPELIKAMAIVKKGAATVNMELTRLHRSKAEAIIQAADEIIQGQLHDHFIVDPIQGGAGTSINMNTNEVIANRALELIGKQRGDYQEISPNNHVNMAQSTNDAFPTAVHLAVLSMIDKLLVTMSELQEAFSRKANEFDSVIKMGRTHLQDAVPIRLGQEFQAYARVLGRDIGRVRATKEHLLTINMGATAVGTGLNADRRYIQRVAEVLAEVSGFPVEADEHLVDATQNTDAYTEVSAALKICMMNMSKVANDIRLMASGPRAGLGELSLPARQPGSSIMPGKVNPVMCEVINQIAFQVIGNDHTICLASEAGQLELNVMEPVLVYNLLQSLEIMKQGFHVFRVHCVEGIEANVERCREYVENSVGIITALNPHLGYEVVSRIAREAITTGKSVRELCLLYNVLTEEELDIILDPYQMTQPGIAGESLLNRE, encoded by the coding sequence ATGAGGCTGGAGCATGATTTTTTAGGAACCAAGGAAGTGCCGTCAGATGCTTATTACGGTGTACAAACTCTAAGAGCAAAAGAAAATTTTCCAATTACAGGCCAACGATTGCATCCTGAGTTGATTAAAGCCATGGCGATTGTAAAAAAGGGAGCAGCGACGGTAAACATGGAACTAACCCGTCTACATCGCTCCAAAGCAGAGGCCATTATTCAGGCTGCTGACGAGATTATTCAAGGACAGTTGCATGATCATTTTATCGTCGATCCGATTCAGGGCGGCGCAGGCACGTCCATTAATATGAATACAAATGAAGTGATTGCGAACCGTGCGCTGGAGCTGATCGGCAAGCAGCGAGGAGACTATCAGGAGATCAGTCCTAATAATCACGTTAATATGGCGCAATCGACAAACGATGCTTTTCCTACGGCCGTACATTTGGCTGTATTAAGTATGATTGATAAGCTGTTAGTCACCATGAGTGAGCTTCAGGAAGCATTTTCCCGCAAGGCCAATGAGTTTGATAGTGTGATCAAAATGGGTAGAACCCACTTGCAGGATGCAGTACCGATCCGATTAGGGCAGGAGTTTCAGGCTTATGCGCGTGTACTGGGCCGTGATATCGGACGTGTCCGTGCGACCAAGGAGCACCTGCTAACGATTAATATGGGTGCAACAGCGGTGGGTACTGGCTTGAACGCAGACCGCCGCTATATTCAGCGTGTCGCTGAGGTACTGGCTGAGGTCAGTGGCTTTCCTGTGGAAGCAGATGAACATCTCGTAGATGCCACGCAAAATACGGATGCCTATACCGAAGTGTCTGCTGCCTTGAAGATTTGTATGATGAATATGTCCAAGGTGGCTAATGACATCCGCTTGATGGCTTCTGGACCTCGTGCTGGTTTGGGAGAACTGAGTCTGCCTGCTCGTCAGCCAGGATCATCCATTATGCCGGGCAAGGTAAATCCAGTCATGTGTGAGGTCATTAACCAAATTGCTTTTCAGGTCATTGGTAATGATCATACAATCTGCTTGGCTTCGGAGGCGGGCCAACTGGAGCTGAACGTGATGGAGCCTGTACTTGTCTATAATTTGCTGCAATCGCTGGAAATTATGAAGCAGGGCTTCCACGTTTTCCGTGTTCATTGTGTGGAAGGAATTGAAGCAAATGTGGAGCGGTGCCGTGAATATGTAGAGAACAGCGTAGGTATTATTACAGCGCTCAATCCGCACCTCGGATATGAGGTAGTATCACGCATTGCCCGCGAAGCAATTACGACTGGCAAATCGGTACGTGAATTGTGTCTGCTGTATAATGTACTGACTGAGGAAGAATTGGACATTATATTGGACCCGTACCAGATGACTCAGCCTGGTATTGCCGGAGAATCTTTGCTGAATCGTGAATAA
- a CDS encoding GNAT family N-acetyltransferase, whose translation MSNEVRIYPVQVLSETLSDSLSRLLIDVVADGASIGFLPPLGYQEAAAYWNSVLEDGVVLWIAEKDGVPVGTVQLQLAQKANATHRAEIAKLMVHPSGRRLGIARQLMKAAEEEAVRQNRTLLVLDTRVGDPSNRLYESIGFVEAGVIPNYAQSADGQLHATRYYYKPLNLYSSYS comes from the coding sequence ATGTCTAACGAAGTGAGAATATACCCTGTTCAAGTGCTCAGCGAAACATTGTCAGATTCACTAAGCAGGCTGTTGATTGACGTGGTTGCTGATGGTGCATCTATAGGTTTCTTACCACCCCTAGGGTATCAGGAGGCAGCAGCTTATTGGAACAGTGTGCTTGAGGACGGTGTAGTACTGTGGATTGCCGAGAAGGACGGAGTACCTGTTGGGACGGTTCAGCTTCAGTTAGCCCAAAAAGCAAACGCTACACATCGTGCGGAAATTGCAAAGCTTATGGTGCATCCGTCTGGACGCAGGCTTGGGATCGCACGACAGTTAATGAAGGCAGCCGAAGAAGAGGCAGTGCGTCAGAATAGAACTCTACTGGTACTGGATACGCGAGTGGGAGATCCTTCTAATAGATTATACGAGTCGATCGGGTTTGTGGAAGCTGGTGTTATTCCGAACTACGCTCAATCAGCCGATGGTCAGCTGCACGCCACTCGATATTATTATAAGCCTTTAAATCTGTATTCCAGTTATAGCTGA
- a CDS encoding VOC family protein, with protein MGVTAKQIFVNLPVKNLQHSIDFFITIGFEFNAQFTDEHATCMVVSEHIFVMLLVEERFKAFTTKEISDATKSTEAIVALSVESREKVDEIVRKALEAGGKPSNEPQDHGFMYGWSFQDLDGHLWEFFYMAEQ; from the coding sequence GTGGGAGTAACAGCTAAACAAATCTTTGTGAATTTACCAGTTAAAAACCTGCAACACTCCATTGATTTTTTCATTACCATCGGATTTGAATTCAACGCTCAGTTCACGGATGAACATGCAACCTGCATGGTTGTTAGTGAGCATATTTTTGTCATGCTATTGGTTGAAGAACGTTTTAAAGCGTTCACTACAAAGGAAATTTCAGATGCCACGAAAAGCACAGAAGCGATTGTTGCTCTTTCGGTGGAGAGCCGAGAAAAGGTAGACGAGATCGTCCGCAAAGCTTTGGAAGCAGGCGGCAAACCCTCAAATGAGCCTCAAGATCATGGTTTTATGTATGGATGGAGCTTTCAGGATTTGGATGGTCATCTGTGGGAGTTCTTTTATATGGCAGAGCAGTAA
- a CDS encoding aminotransferase A: MEHLLNDQVKNIQISGIRKIANKVAALPGTLSLTIGQPDFPTPAHIMEAAHRAIDEGRTTYTPNPGLPELREAAAAFVARKYGLNYRGLDEVIVTNGASEALDITLRTILSPGDEVILPVPIYPGYEPLIRLSGGIPVLADTRNSGFKLTAEVLEPYLTERTKAVILGYPSNPTGRVMSRKELEAVADLLKERDLFIITDEIYSELIYDTPHVSIATLPSMRERTIVINGLSKSHSMTGWRIGFTLAPAEITQHMVKVHQYNVTCASSISQYAALEALTVGVDDALPMREEYRKRRDYVHKRLTDMGIPLEKPEGAFYLFPSIAHFGLSSMDFTLKLLEEQGVAVVPGDAFSSYGEGYIRLSYAYGQDVLEQGLDKIERFVRGIVRS, from the coding sequence ATGGAGCATTTGCTTAACGATCAGGTCAAAAATATTCAAATCAGCGGCATCCGCAAAATCGCCAATAAAGTTGCCGCATTACCCGGAACTCTGTCATTAACGATTGGGCAGCCGGATTTCCCTACCCCTGCGCATATTATGGAAGCTGCCCATCGGGCAATTGATGAAGGTCGGACCACTTATACACCTAATCCGGGACTGCCGGAATTACGAGAAGCTGCAGCAGCGTTTGTAGCCCGTAAATACGGTCTGAATTACCGTGGACTGGATGAGGTTATCGTGACGAACGGAGCCAGTGAAGCCCTGGATATTACCCTCCGCACGATTTTGTCACCTGGAGACGAGGTTATTCTACCTGTACCCATCTATCCAGGATATGAGCCATTAATCCGTTTGTCAGGCGGCATTCCTGTGTTGGCTGACACCCGTAACAGCGGCTTCAAGCTAACGGCAGAGGTACTGGAACCGTATCTGACCGAGCGGACAAAGGCAGTTATTCTCGGTTATCCTTCGAATCCAACCGGACGAGTGATGAGCCGCAAAGAACTGGAAGCAGTCGCAGATTTGCTTAAGGAACGCGATTTGTTTATCATCACGGATGAAATATACAGTGAACTGATTTACGATACACCGCACGTATCTATTGCAACTCTTCCAAGTATGCGGGAGCGTACCATCGTCATTAACGGTCTCTCCAAATCACATTCCATGACAGGATGGCGCATTGGTTTTACACTTGCACCCGCTGAGATTACACAGCATATGGTCAAAGTGCATCAGTACAACGTGACCTGCGCTAGCTCAATTAGCCAATATGCAGCACTGGAAGCCCTGACCGTCGGGGTAGACGATGCACTTCCGATGCGTGAGGAGTACCGCAAACGTCGCGACTATGTACACAAAAGGCTGACAGATATGGGGATTCCGCTGGAGAAGCCTGAGGGAGCCTTCTATCTTTTCCCTTCCATCGCCCATTTTGGATTAAGCTCAATGGACTTCACCTTGAAGCTGCTGGAAGAGCAAGGAGTAGCCGTCGTGCCGGGAGATGCTTTTTCTTCCTATGGCGAAGGTTATATTCGCTTATCTTACGCTTACGGACAGGATGTACTGGAGCAAGGGTTGGATAAAATAGAGAGGTTTGTTAGGGGAATTGTTAGGAGTTAA
- a CDS encoding ABC transporter substrate-binding protein produces MKSLVRVFLSIFIISFGLMGVAAWLNSSQGYSGGNTLTVYNWGDYIDPELLERFQKETGITVIYQTFDSNEAMLTKIEQGGTSFDVAVPSEYALAKMKQEHLLLPLDHSKLPNLKHVDSHYLNLSFDPNNQYSVPYFWGTVGIVFNPELTKGIDFHSWDGLWDPKLRNNLLLVDGAREIMGMSLNSLHYSLNDTNKAHLQQALTKLEKLAPNVKAVVGDEIKMLLANEEAAAGVVWSGDASEIMDQNDKLDYVVPDEGSNLWFDNIVIPKTATHVDAAHKFINFMMQPDVAAQNAEFVGYSTPNKDAKKLLPEDISGDERFYPPSEITDKLEVYDNLGKRMLAHYNELFLQFKMHLK; encoded by the coding sequence ATGAAGTCGCTTGTGCGCGTGTTTCTGTCCATTTTCATCATCTCGTTTGGTCTGATGGGCGTGGCAGCCTGGTTGAACTCTAGTCAAGGCTACTCCGGTGGTAACACACTGACGGTGTACAACTGGGGAGACTACATTGATCCTGAGCTGCTGGAACGGTTTCAGAAGGAGACGGGGATTACCGTCATTTATCAGACATTTGATTCCAATGAGGCGATGCTGACGAAAATCGAGCAGGGAGGAACTTCGTTTGATGTAGCGGTTCCCTCGGAATACGCTTTGGCTAAAATGAAGCAAGAACATCTACTGCTCCCATTGGACCATAGCAAGCTGCCGAATTTGAAGCATGTAGATTCTCATTATCTAAACCTTTCGTTTGATCCAAATAATCAATATTCGGTTCCGTATTTTTGGGGTACAGTCGGGATTGTGTTTAACCCGGAGCTGACCAAAGGCATTGATTTTCATAGCTGGGATGGCCTGTGGGACCCGAAGTTGCGTAATAACCTGTTGCTGGTTGATGGAGCTAGGGAGATTATGGGCATGTCGCTGAACAGTCTCCACTATTCCCTGAATGATACAAACAAGGCGCATTTGCAGCAAGCTTTGACGAAGCTGGAAAAGCTAGCACCTAATGTCAAGGCTGTGGTTGGCGACGAGATTAAAATGCTGCTAGCCAACGAGGAAGCTGCTGCTGGAGTTGTATGGTCCGGTGATGCGTCCGAAATCATGGATCAGAACGATAAGCTGGATTACGTCGTGCCAGATGAAGGGTCCAACCTGTGGTTTGATAATATAGTTATTCCAAAAACGGCTACCCATGTGGATGCGGCTCATAAATTTATCAATTTTATGATGCAGCCCGATGTAGCCGCTCAAAATGCTGAATTTGTGGGTTATTCCACACCAAACAAGGATGCAAAGAAATTGCTGCCTGAAGATATTTCTGGCGATGAGCGGTTCTATCCTCCATCTGAAATTACAGATAAGCTTGAAGTATACGATAACCTAGGCAAGCGAATGCTCGCTCATTATAACGAATTGTTCCTGCAATTCAAAATGCATTTAAAGTAG
- a CDS encoding ABC transporter permease, whose translation MVNKNRFGNIYLVIVFLVLYAPILYLMYYSFNSGGTMHEFEGFTLQYYKEVFADTRLIIIVINTLVIALLSSALATIIGIMGALAIHQMQNRRVKNTLLSLNNVLIVNPDVIIGASFLILFTMVGIKLGFYSVLLSHIAFSVPIAVIMILPRLQEMSPSLVDAARDLGASRLDVLTKVILPFIKPGIYAGFFMALTYSLDDFAVTFFVTGSGYSTLSVEIYSRARQGVSLSINALSTLIFLFTVLLVVGYYFIMRKANRNGKKEPAAEMGVPR comes from the coding sequence ATGGTAAATAAAAACCGATTCGGGAATATATATTTGGTGATTGTTTTTCTCGTGTTGTATGCGCCTATCTTGTATTTGATGTACTATTCCTTCAACAGCGGCGGGACCATGCACGAGTTTGAAGGCTTTACACTTCAATATTACAAAGAGGTGTTTGCAGACACCCGCTTGATCATTATTGTTATTAACACCTTAGTAATCGCTTTGCTGTCGTCTGCGTTGGCTACGATTATTGGTATCATGGGTGCGCTGGCTATTCATCAGATGCAGAACCGTCGAGTCAAAAATACGTTGTTGTCGCTCAACAATGTACTGATCGTGAACCCGGACGTCATTATTGGCGCTTCCTTCCTCATTTTGTTCACGATGGTTGGCATTAAGCTGGGTTTTTACTCTGTTTTGTTATCCCATATTGCGTTTAGTGTGCCGATTGCGGTCATTATGATTTTGCCGCGGCTTCAGGAAATGAGCCCATCCCTGGTGGACGCTGCGCGTGATTTGGGTGCCAGCCGGCTGGATGTGCTAACCAAGGTGATTTTGCCCTTTATCAAGCCAGGGATTTATGCAGGCTTTTTTATGGCGTTAACGTACTCGCTGGATGATTTTGCGGTGACCTTTTTTGTGACAGGCAGTGGCTATTCGACCTTATCGGTGGAAATATACTCACGGGCCCGTCAAGGGGTTTCCTTGTCCATCAATGCACTGTCCACGCTCATATTCCTGTTTACTGTGCTGCTGGTGGTGGGCTATTACTTTATTATGCGCAAGGCGAATCGTAATGGTAAAAAAGAGCCTGCGGCGGAAATGGGGGTGCCTAGATGA
- a CDS encoding ABC transporter permease — MSGNTRAAYLLPYYLWIVLFVAAPVVLVFYYSLFDVDGHLTFSNYAQFLTPVYLSMTLSSFWYAFLITVFSLLVAYPAAYLLTRTKHKQLWLLLIILPTWINLLLKTYAFIGIFGTYGPVNAVLGMVGLGGQQILFTSSSFVFVSVYIFVPFMILPIYNALEGLNPSLLDAARDLGASKWTAFRRVIFPLTLSGVRSGCMAVFIPALSLFMITRLIAGNRVITLGTAIEQHFLVTQDWGMGSTVAVFLILAMAIIMLLTSRTKRRVRHGK, encoded by the coding sequence ATGTCCGGTAATACAAGAGCAGCGTATCTGCTGCCTTACTATTTATGGATTGTGCTGTTCGTGGCAGCTCCAGTTGTACTTGTATTTTACTATTCACTGTTTGATGTGGATGGTCATCTCACATTCAGCAACTACGCTCAGTTTCTGACACCTGTTTATTTAAGCATGACGCTTAGCTCGTTTTGGTATGCATTTCTGATCACTGTATTTTCACTGCTCGTGGCGTATCCGGCGGCATATTTGCTTACTCGCACCAAGCATAAGCAACTGTGGCTGTTGCTCATTATTTTGCCGACCTGGATTAACCTGTTGCTCAAAACGTATGCTTTTATCGGGATTTTCGGGACTTATGGTCCGGTAAATGCGGTATTAGGCATGGTTGGGTTGGGCGGTCAGCAAATATTGTTTACCAGCTCCAGTTTTGTGTTTGTATCTGTTTATATTTTTGTGCCTTTTATGATTTTGCCCATCTATAATGCGTTGGAAGGTTTGAATCCTTCACTGCTGGACGCAGCCCGTGATTTGGGCGCATCCAAATGGACCGCGTTTCGCAGGGTTATTTTCCCGTTAACACTTTCGGGTGTGCGGTCTGGTTGTATGGCTGTGTTTATTCCAGCGTTGTCGCTGTTTATGATTACCCGTCTGATTGCAGGTAACCGTGTAATTACGCTGGGGACGGCGATAGAGCAGCATTTTCTAGTTACTCAGGACTGGGGTATGGGCTCAACAGTGGCTGTGTTCCTGATTTTGGCGATGGCGATCATTATGTTGCTCACCTCGCGAACGAAACGGAGGGTGCGGCATGGTAAATAA